The DNA sequence GTGGTACGTGCGGAGCAGACACCGGGGTCGGGCGTCCGCGAGGGCGGATCGGGGGACACGTCGTTGACGATGCCTCCGCGGTAGCCGGCGATTTCCGTCACGCCCGACCCGCGGACCAGTAGCCGGGACGCCGCCGACCTCGGTTTGGCGTATTGACCGGCGATCCGCCCGATCACCACCGCCGGCACCCGGCTTCCGGTCAACCCGGCCCGGAGTTCGCGCAGTTGCGCCATGCGTGCCGTCGGCCGGCGTCTCGATTTCGGTGGCGGCGCCGAGGTCCGGGGGCCTCGCCGAGGTCCCGCGCTATCGTCGCCAGGTCGTACCTCCCGGGCCACCGGGGTTGCATCGCGGTCGGTGCGGCCGCCAGGAGCCGGGCCGCCGGCGAGCGCCCTCCTCGGACATGGTGGGCCGTGTGCGCACAGGAGCGGCAGGGGGCCGATGTCCTGAGTCCTGGCGCAAGTAACTGGTTCGGCGCCCCCGGTTCACGCTGGGGGTGCCGCCCACGCGTCCAGGTCGTCCCAGGCGGTCAGCCGACGGTTGCTGGTGAACCGGCGGTGCGCGCCGGTCACCGGGTCGTCGAAATCGAGCACCTTCGCGAGCAGCTGCAACGGCTTCGTGAAGTCGTCGAGCGGGTTCTCGACCAGGTCGGGGTAGAAGTCGTCGCCGAGGATCGGGATGCCGAGGCCGCTGAGGTGCACGCGCAGCTGGTGCGTGCGGCCGGTCGACGGCGCGAGCCGGTAGCGGCCCAGCCCGTCGCGGTGGTCGAGCAGCTCGACGTACGTCTCGGCGTTCGGCTCGCCCGGGACCTCCCGCGCGGCGAGCACCCCGCGTTCCTTGAGGATCCGGCTCCGCACGGTCCGCGGCAGCTCCAGCGCCGGGTCGTACGGCGCGATCGCTTCGTATTCCTTGTGCACCTTGCGATCCCGGAACAGCGTCTGGTACTTGCCGCGCAGCTCCGGGGTGATCACGAACATCACGAGCCCGGCGGTGACACGGTCCAGCCGGTGCGCGGGGATCAGCTGCGGCAGGTCGAGGTCACGGCGCAGGCGCACGAGCGTCGTCTCGAGGATGTGCTTGCCGCGCGGGATGGTGGCCAGGAAGTGCGGCTTGTCGACGACCAGCAGGTGCTCGTCGCGGTGCACGACGTCGATGGTGAACGGCACCGGCACCTCGACGGGCAGATCGCGGTGGAACCAGATGAACGAGCCGGGCTCGAACGGCGTGTCGACGCCCAGCGGGCCGTCGAGGCCGTGGATGCGTTCTTCGCGCAGCATCTGCTCGATGCGGTCCGGCGTCTCCCGCGGCAGCCGGTCGACGAGGTGGGCCAGCAGGGTCGGCCAGTCGCCCTCGGCGGGCAGTTTCAGCCGGGCGGGGTCGAGCCCGTGGCGGGGCGGGATCGGCGGCCGGAGCTTGCGTCTCATCGTGCCCCGACTCTAACTAACCGTCCTGGGACGTCCGGTAGCGCGCGATGTACCGGGCGGTGGCCTCGGCGTTGGCGGCCTCGGCCGCTTCGGCGCGGGTGCGGCGGCCGGTGTTGTGCGGGAAGCCGTGCCGGCCGAGCCGGTGCTCGATGCTCTCCTCCATGTACGCGCAGGAGTAGAAGTACGCGACCAGCGCCGCCATCAGGACCAGCGAGAGCCGGAGCCCGATCGGGCCGGGCAGCAGCAGCCAGACGAGGCACAGCGGCACGATGCCGGTCGACCGCTCGAGCACGTACCGGGCCCGCCAGTGCTTCGAGGTCGCGTCGTGCAGCACCCAGTCCGCGTAGCGGTCGGGCAGCCGCACGCCCACGGCGTAGCCGAACCAGCGCAGGATCCCGGGTCGCTCCATGTCGGCTCTCCTTCTCTGTCGTCCTGATTGCAGCGTACGCTAATCGTTAGTGCACTAATCATTAGTGTCGCGGAGGACACGGTAGGCTGCCTCGCGACGACGTCTGGAGGTGTCGGTGCCCGAGATCGACCTGGGGGAGGACCCGCTGAAGCTGGACCGGCAGGTGTGTTTCGCGCTGTCGGTGGCTTCGCGCAGCGTGATCGCGATCTACCGGCCGCTGCTGGAGCCGCACGGGCTGACCCACCCGCAGTACCTGGTGATGCTGGCCCTGTGGGAGCGCTCGCCGCGATCGGTCAAGGACCTCGGCGCGTCGCTGCGCCACGAGCCGGCGACGCTGTCTCCGCTGCTCAAGCGGCTGGAGGCGCTCGGGTACGTCACGCGCGCCCGCAGCCGGACGGACGAGCGTCAGCTGACGGTCGAGCTCACGGCCGAGGGCCGCGCGCTGCGGGCCGAGGCGGAGAAGATCCCGTACCGCGTGGTCGAGACGCTCGGCATGGACGTGGCCGAGCTGGAGGCCCTGCACGCGGCGCTGAGCCGGGTCATCGCCGCCACCGCCTGAGCCTCGGCGGAATGCCCCCGACGTCCCGGCGCGTTGTGCTCTTCAGTCGAGCTAGGGGGCAGTGTGCTGAAGATCAGGCTGGGTGTGGCGCCGGCGCAGGGGTCCGGACCCGCGGAGTTCGCCGGGCTGGCGGAACGCCTGGAGGCGGCGGGCGTCGACTCGCTGTGGCTGTCGGAGCTGGTCTACTCACCGGAAGTCGACCCGATGATCGGCATGGCCCACGCCTTGGCGAGGACGTCGAAACTGAAGGTCGGCACGGGCGTCGCGATCCTCCCGGGCCGCCACCCGGTCCTGGTCGCCAAGCAGCTGCTGACGCTGGCCGGCCTGGCCCCGAAGAGGGTCCTCCCGGTGTTCGGCCTGCGCCCGGCCCGAACCGCGGAGCACGACCTCTTCCCGGTCCCGGAGGGCCGCCGCGCGGCGGTGTTCGACGAGTCACTGGTCCTGCTCCGGCGTCTGCTCGACGAGGACGACGTGTCGTTCGAGGGCGAGTTCTTCCAGGTTTCGGGCGCCACGCTCGGCCCACGCCCGGCGAAGCCCCTGGACGTCTGGCTGGGCGGAACCGCCCCGGCGGCCTTGGCCCGGGTGGGCCGGCTCGCCGATGGGTGGCTGGGCAGCTTCCACACGCCGGCGGAGTCCCTCGCGGCCCGTCTGGCCATCCAGCGGGCGGCGTCCGAGGCCGGGCGCGAGATCGAGGAGGACCACTTCGGGTTGAGCCTGGTGGTGGCGGACAAGGGCCTCCCCGACGCGCTGACGTCCGTGGCCGCCCGCCGTCGTCCGGGGGTACCGGTGACGGACCTGATCGCGACGAGCTGGCCGGAGGCGCGGCGGCTGGTGGAGCAGCACATCGAGGCGGGGCTGTCGAAGTTCGTGATCCGGCCGGGGCACGGCGATTTCGAGGAGTTCCTGGAGAAGTTCCAGAGCGAACTGGTGCCGCTGCAGAACTAGAACTCCAGCTGGCCCCGGTTTCCGCAGTCCGCTACTCGATCAAACTCGAGCGCATGCCTTTCTGCAAGACGATGCGGGGGGTGTACGCGAGCCAGCACGCCGACCTGGCCTCGGCGGCTTCGTCGGCGTCGGCGCCACGCTGTACTGCTCTGCCCAGGTGCCCAGGAGCGTCCCGGCCACACCGATGACGTCACCGAAGATCGCGCTGAGGAACTAGAACTCCAGCTGCTCCGTCTTCCGCGGCATGAGCAGCAGAGCCACCACGGAAAGCGCCGCCACGGCCAGCAGCCCGATGAACACGTAGTGCGTCGCGTCCGCCAAGGCCCCACGCACGAACCTCGTCACCGGGGTGTCCTCGTGGCTCCCCAGCACCAGGCTCGTCGCGTCCACCGACGGCGGCAGCTTCCCCGCCACCTCCGCCGGCGGCGACGCGAACCGCGACGCCAAAGTCGCGTTCGCGATCGCCCCGAACACCGCCGCGCCTACCGCGCTCCCCAGCGACCGGCTGAACAGGTTCGTGCCCGTCACCACGCCACGCCGGTCCCAGCCGACCACCGATTGGACCG is a window from the Amycolatopsis sp. NBC_00355 genome containing:
- a CDS encoding 3-deoxy-7-phosphoheptulonate synthase; the encoded protein is MAQLRELRAGLTGSRVPAVVIGRIAGQYAKPRSAASRLLVRGSGVTEIAGYRGGIVNDVSPDPPSRTPDPGVCSARTTTLRRPCHRCERTQWGTLVRAQAFSRRTKRCSSGTKSH
- a CDS encoding RluA family pseudouridine synthase; the encoded protein is MRRKLRPPIPPRHGLDPARLKLPAEGDWPTLLAHLVDRLPRETPDRIEQMLREERIHGLDGPLGVDTPFEPGSFIWFHRDLPVEVPVPFTIDVVHRDEHLLVVDKPHFLATIPRGKHILETTLVRLRRDLDLPQLIPAHRLDRVTAGLVMFVITPELRGKYQTLFRDRKVHKEYEAIAPYDPALELPRTVRSRILKERGVLAAREVPGEPNAETYVELLDHRDGLGRYRLAPSTGRTHQLRVHLSGLGIPILGDDFYPDLVENPLDDFTKPLQLLAKVLDFDDPVTGAHRRFTSNRRLTAWDDLDAWAAPPA
- a CDS encoding DUF5313 domain-containing protein, with product MERPGILRWFGYAVGVRLPDRYADWVLHDATSKHWRARYVLERSTGIVPLCLVWLLLPGPIGLRLSLVLMAALVAYFYSCAYMEESIEHRLGRHGFPHNTGRRTRAEAAEAANAEATARYIARYRTSQDG
- a CDS encoding MarR family winged helix-turn-helix transcriptional regulator, with protein sequence MPEIDLGEDPLKLDRQVCFALSVASRSVIAIYRPLLEPHGLTHPQYLVMLALWERSPRSVKDLGASLRHEPATLSPLLKRLEALGYVTRARSRTDERQLTVELTAEGRALRAEAEKIPYRVVETLGMDVAELEALHAALSRVIAATA
- a CDS encoding TIGR03854 family LLM class F420-dependent oxidoreductase gives rise to the protein MLKIRLGVAPAQGSGPAEFAGLAERLEAAGVDSLWLSELVYSPEVDPMIGMAHALARTSKLKVGTGVAILPGRHPVLVAKQLLTLAGLAPKRVLPVFGLRPARTAEHDLFPVPEGRRAAVFDESLVLLRRLLDEDDVSFEGEFFQVSGATLGPRPAKPLDVWLGGTAPAALARVGRLADGWLGSFHTPAESLAARLAIQRAASEAGREIEEDHFGLSLVVADKGLPDALTSVAARRRPGVPVTDLIATSWPEARRLVEQHIEAGLSKFVIRPGHGDFEEFLEKFQSELVPLQN